One window of the Clostridium sp. MB40-C1 genome contains the following:
- a CDS encoding PTS sugar transporter subunit IIC: protein MNGFMDFFQEKMVPPLVKMGNQKHLKAIRNGIAAVIPFIIVGSMFLIITNLPIPHWQDMLGDWVGKLGAAVNASFGVIAILATIGIGYNLSKEYNLEPISGAMISLVAFLLTQMNEKYVLDTSKFDSSGLFTSIVVSIVGVEILRIFVKKGIVIKLPEGVPPAVANSFASLLPAAAVIVLTWFIRIVIGFDITNFLTLIFSPLVFALNTLPGIIVFSIFVCLLWSVGIHGDTIMGSIAEPIFLQYLAANTKAFAAHQPIPYITAAGFWSVFICIGGTGATLALVLLMLKSKSKVFKSLGKLAFPSSIFQINEPVIFGFPIVMNPTVLIPFVSIPLILTICTYILMYFNIIGRPVAMVPWTTPPIIGPFLTTGGDWRAAVWAILTIIISIVIYIPFFRIAEKEQLQLEKQEASNISVEV, encoded by the coding sequence ATGAATGGATTTATGGATTTTTTTCAGGAGAAAATGGTACCACCATTAGTTAAGATGGGTAATCAAAAACATTTAAAGGCTATTCGTAATGGAATTGCTGCTGTTATACCTTTTATAATTGTTGGAAGTATGTTTTTGATAATCACTAACTTACCTATACCTCATTGGCAAGATATGCTAGGAGACTGGGTAGGAAAATTAGGAGCTGCTGTAAATGCTAGTTTTGGAGTAATAGCAATTTTAGCTACTATAGGTATAGGGTATAATCTATCTAAGGAATATAATTTAGAACCTATAAGTGGGGCTATGATATCTTTAGTAGCATTTCTTCTTACTCAAATGAATGAAAAGTATGTATTAGATACAAGTAAATTTGATTCATCAGGGCTTTTTACATCAATAGTCGTTTCTATAGTAGGAGTAGAAATTTTAAGAATATTTGTAAAAAAAGGAATTGTTATAAAATTACCAGAAGGAGTTCCGCCAGCAGTAGCAAATTCTTTTGCTTCTTTATTACCAGCAGCTGCAGTGATAGTACTTACATGGTTTATAAGAATTGTAATCGGTTTCGATATAACGAATTTCTTAACATTAATATTTAGTCCATTAGTATTTGCTTTAAATACTTTACCTGGAATAATAGTATTTAGTATATTTGTATGTTTATTGTGGTCAGTGGGAATACATGGAGATACTATAATGGGTAGCATAGCCGAACCTATATTTCTTCAATATTTAGCAGCTAATACAAAAGCATTTGCAGCTCACCAACCTATACCTTATATTACAGCAGCAGGTTTTTGGTCTGTATTTATATGTATAGGAGGAACAGGCGCTACTTTAGCATTAGTATTGCTTATGTTAAAATCTAAAAGTAAGGTTTTTAAATCATTAGGGAAATTAGCTTTTCCTTCATCTATATTTCAAATAAACGAACCAGTAATTTTTGGTTTCCCAATAGTTATGAATCCTACAGTACTCATACCTTTTGTATCTATACCTTTAATTTTAACAATATGTACTTATATACTAATGTATTTTAATATAATTGGAAGACCAGTGGCTATGGTACCATGGACGACACCACCTATAATAGGTCCTTTTCTTACAACAGGAGGAGATTGGAGAGCAGCAGTATGGGCAATTTTAACAATAATAATTTCAATAGTAATTTATATACCATTTTTTAGGATTGCAGAAAAAGAACAACTTCAGTTAGAAAAACAAGAAGCTTCAAATATAAGTGTTGAAGTTTAA
- a CDS encoding PTS sugar transporter subunit IIB, whose product MKILLLCSAGMSTSLLVNKMQKIAKEVSYEDIEVSADTVESFEDKVDEYDVFLLGPQIKYKEKYVKQLVEGKGKKCECIPPQIYGRMDAKKVLELAINLIK is encoded by the coding sequence ATGAAAATTTTATTATTATGTTCAGCGGGAATGTCAACAAGTTTATTGGTAAATAAAATGCAAAAGATTGCGAAAGAAGTGAGTTATGAAGATATTGAAGTATCAGCAGATACCGTAGAAAGTTTTGAAGACAAAGTGGATGAATATGATGTGTTTTTATTAGGACCGCAAATAAAATATAAAGAAAAATATGTTAAACAATTAGTTGAGGGAAAAGGCAAAAAGTGTGAATGTATCCCACCTCAAATATATGGGAGAATGGATGCTAAAAAGGTACTAGAGCTAGCTATAAATCTTATTAAATAG
- a CDS encoding PTS lactose/cellobiose transporter subunit IIA: protein MSTEEIVFNIISHAGDARSMCFEGLDFARKGDFEKADELIYKAKKELYEVHNIQTSLIQKEAKGEGCDVSLLLVHAQDHLMTAMLAKDLIIELITMYKLNFTGKKGEINE, encoded by the coding sequence ATGAGCACTGAAGAAATTGTATTTAATATAATAAGTCATGCAGGTGATGCACGTTCTATGTGTTTTGAAGGGTTGGATTTTGCTAGAAAGGGTGATTTTGAAAAGGCAGATGAATTAATTTACAAAGCTAAAAAAGAACTCTATGAAGTTCATAATATACAAACTAGCTTAATACAAAAAGAGGCTAAAGGAGAAGGTTGTGATGTATCACTGCTTTTAGTACATGCTCAAGACCACCTTATGACAGCAATGCTTGCTAAGGATTTAATTATAGAACTTATAACAATGTATAAGTTGAACTTTACTGGAAAGAAAGGTGAGATTAATGAGTAA
- a CDS encoding 6-phospho-beta-glucosidase, with product MSKNGIKIATIGGGSSYTPELIEGFIKRYDELPVQDIYLVDIEEGKEKLNIVGNLAKRMVKKSGLDINIHLTLNRQEAIKDADFVTTQFRVGLLDARISDEKIPLKYNVIGQETTGPGGFAKALRTVPIILDICKDIKRLAPNAWLINFTNPSGIVTEAALKYTDVKTIGLCNVPIGMVSGAADILNVGMDRIKIDFAGLNHLVWGTKIYLDGEDVTEQLIEKIAEGKSMSMKNIKDFPWQGDFIKSLDMMPCPYHRYYYQSDQMLVDEKKDADTVGTRGEVVKKVEQDLFELYKDENLSVKPPQLAKRGGAHYSDAACSLINAIYNDKKEIHTVNVKNNGTILDLPDNVVIETNCVIDKNGAHPISIGHVPAKIRGLMQVVKAYEELAILSAVERDYYAGLQALTIHPLVPSAEVAKNILDDILEKNKKYLTQFK from the coding sequence ATGAGTAAAAATGGTATAAAAATAGCAACTATAGGAGGGGGATCAAGTTATACTCCAGAGCTGATAGAGGGATTTATAAAGAGATATGATGAACTCCCAGTACAAGATATATATCTTGTAGATATTGAAGAAGGAAAAGAAAAATTGAATATAGTTGGTAACCTAGCTAAAAGAATGGTTAAGAAGTCTGGTTTAGATATTAATATACATCTTACTTTAAATAGACAAGAAGCTATAAAAGATGCTGATTTTGTTACAACTCAATTTAGAGTAGGTCTTTTGGATGCTAGAATAAGTGATGAAAAAATACCATTAAAATATAATGTTATTGGGCAAGAAACCACAGGACCAGGTGGATTTGCAAAAGCTTTAAGAACTGTACCTATTATATTAGATATATGTAAGGATATAAAAAGATTGGCACCTAATGCATGGTTGATAAATTTCACCAATCCTTCAGGTATTGTAACAGAAGCAGCTTTAAAGTATACAGATGTAAAAACCATTGGACTTTGTAATGTACCTATAGGAATGGTTAGTGGTGCAGCAGATATATTGAATGTAGGCATGGATAGAATTAAAATTGATTTTGCAGGACTTAATCACTTAGTTTGGGGAACAAAGATTTACTTAGATGGAGAGGATGTTACTGAGCAATTAATAGAAAAAATAGCTGAGGGAAAGTCAATGTCTATGAAGAATATTAAGGATTTTCCATGGCAGGGTGATTTTATAAAGTCGTTAGATATGATGCCATGTCCATATCATAGATATTATTATCAAAGTGACCAGATGCTTGTAGATGAAAAGAAAGATGCGGATACTGTAGGTACAAGAGGTGAGGTAGTAAAAAAGGTAGAACAAGATTTATTTGAACTTTATAAAGATGAGAATTTAAGTGTAAAGCCTCCTCAACTAGCTAAAAGAGGAGGAGCTCATTATTCCGATGCCGCATGTTCATTGATTAATGCTATATACAATGATAAAAAAGAGATTCATACAGTAAATGTTAAAAATAATGGAACTATATTAGATTTGCCTGACAATGTGGTAATAGAAACAAATTGTGTTATAGATAAAAATGGAGCTCATCCTATAAGCATAGGACATGTGCCTGCAAAAATAAGAGGTTTAATGCAAGTAGTTAAAGCTTATGAAGAATTAGCTATTTTATCTGCTGTAGAAAGAGATTATTATGCGGGTCTTCAAGCACTTACCATACACCCATTAGTGCCATCAGCTGAAGTAGCTAAAAATATATTAGATGATATATTAGAAAAAAATAAAAAATATCTAACTCAATTTAAATAA
- a CDS encoding sigma 54-interacting transcriptional regulator — translation MSRIDEVYKALIELETESNEYVSAARLSEYMNLDRANVSRYLNQLFKNNKIEKIDGRPVLYHSLKDKKEEEKKTDIGNSLDRMIGAEASLKIAIQQAKAAIFYPPKGLHTLILGETGVGKSMFAELMYQFAKESGMIDKNAPFIRFNCADYADNPQLVVGQIFGVRKGAYTGAENDKEGLLKKANGGILFLDEIHRLSPQGQEMLFTYIDKGYFRQLGDTENLIKVQAQIIAATTEDPQSYLLKTFTRRVPMIVTLPALRDRTIKERYHLLQQFITMESKRLEKNIYIDKNALISFLLYDCPNNIGQLKSDIQLSCAKAFLDYKTKNLDYVFIEQIDLPKSVKKGLMKIQQYREEVNDLLNEKRDILIFYYDNNIEYNFLEESDECDKDNYFYDLIEKKFVTLKNQGIDEKDINDILNIDIESHFEKYMSHLPQNFRKEEITKVVGKDIINVVDKILNLANKKLNREFDEKIYFGLSLHLQRSIERIRQGSSIYHPKLNFIRSQYANEFMVAIEVAKIIDNEFNIETPLDEIGYLTMFLASNQYENNINSEKRVGILVIMHGKSTASSMVQVSNELLGEACAKAIDMPLSMKAEEVYEIAKIKARELDVDKGVLLLVDMGSLNNFGPMISEETGVEIKTIDMASTPVVIEACRKSLLGRDLEYIYNSCKELSRLGIQVKVKDKNVRKFLIITACFTGEGAAERLKDIISNSLNIDSKLDIVPLNILDKNDFLSNVEKLSNNYKIIAVVGTINIFIKDVPFISAAEILSGDGINLLKELVNIEENFYKIRNSIQNHINLKDSDRLVDLIRGTIEVTEKELNINLPNDVKIGMILHISFMIDKLKDGGVENNFENLKDYISKYKNEFEIINKCFKQLEKIYDVIIGNSEKAYILRMFIENSVIV, via the coding sequence ATGAGCAGAATTGATGAAGTGTATAAGGCTTTAATTGAACTAGAGACGGAAAGTAATGAATATGTTTCGGCTGCTAGATTAAGTGAATATATGAATTTAGATAGGGCAAATGTAAGCAGATATCTTAATCAGTTGTTTAAAAATAATAAAATAGAAAAAATTGATGGTAGACCTGTGTTATATCATTCTTTAAAAGATAAAAAGGAAGAGGAAAAGAAAACAGATATAGGTAATAGTTTGGACAGAATGATAGGAGCGGAGGCAAGTCTAAAAATAGCGATACAACAAGCAAAAGCTGCTATATTCTATCCGCCTAAGGGACTTCATACTCTTATATTAGGAGAAACTGGAGTAGGAAAATCTATGTTTGCAGAACTTATGTATCAATTTGCTAAAGAGTCAGGAATGATTGATAAAAATGCTCCATTTATAAGATTTAATTGTGCAGATTATGCTGATAATCCTCAATTAGTAGTAGGACAAATTTTTGGAGTTAGAAAAGGTGCTTATACAGGAGCAGAAAATGATAAGGAAGGGTTATTAAAAAAGGCAAATGGAGGGATTTTGTTTTTAGATGAAATTCATAGATTATCTCCTCAAGGACAAGAAATGCTTTTTACATATATAGATAAAGGATACTTTAGGCAATTAGGAGATACTGAAAATTTAATAAAGGTTCAAGCACAAATTATTGCAGCTACTACGGAAGACCCACAATCATACCTTTTGAAAACATTTACTAGAAGAGTACCTATGATAGTAACTCTCCCAGCATTGAGAGATCGTACAATTAAAGAACGTTATCATTTATTGCAACAATTTATAACTATGGAATCCAAAAGGTTAGAAAAAAATATTTATATAGACAAAAATGCTTTGATATCATTTTTATTATATGATTGTCCTAACAATATAGGTCAGTTAAAAAGTGATATACAGCTATCTTGCGCAAAAGCTTTTTTAGATTATAAAACAAAAAATTTAGATTATGTTTTTATTGAACAAATAGATTTACCTAAAAGTGTAAAAAAAGGGTTAATGAAAATTCAACAATATAGAGAAGAGGTAAATGACTTACTTAATGAAAAGCGTGATATACTAATTTTTTATTATGATAACAATATTGAGTATAATTTCTTAGAGGAATCAGACGAATGCGATAAAGATAATTATTTTTATGATTTAATAGAAAAAAAGTTTGTAACACTAAAAAATCAAGGAATAGATGAGAAAGATATAAATGATATTCTAAATATAGATATAGAATCTCACTTTGAAAAATATATGAGTCATTTACCACAAAATTTTCGAAAAGAAGAGATAACAAAAGTAGTTGGTAAGGATATAATCAATGTTGTAGATAAAATCTTGAATTTAGCAAATAAAAAACTAAATAGGGAATTTGATGAAAAGATTTATTTTGGTTTATCACTTCATTTGCAAAGAAGTATTGAAAGAATTAGACAAGGAAGTAGTATATATCATCCTAAACTTAATTTTATAAGATCACAATATGCCAATGAATTTATGGTTGCCATAGAGGTAGCAAAGATAATAGATAATGAATTTAATATTGAGACACCATTGGATGAAATAGGATATTTAACTATGTTTTTAGCATCAAATCAATACGAAAATAATATAAATAGTGAGAAGAGGGTAGGAATACTTGTAATAATGCATGGAAAATCTACAGCTAGTAGTATGGTTCAAGTATCTAATGAGTTATTAGGTGAAGCTTGTGCAAAAGCTATAGACATGCCTCTAAGTATGAAAGCAGAAGAGGTGTATGAAATTGCAAAGATTAAAGCTAGAGAATTAGATGTAGATAAAGGTGTTTTATTATTGGTAGATATGGGGTCTCTTAATAATTTTGGGCCTATGATTTCAGAAGAGACTGGAGTAGAAATAAAAACTATAGATATGGCTAGTACTCCTGTAGTAATAGAAGCATGCAGAAAGTCTCTTTTAGGAAGAGATTTAGAATATATATATAATTCTTGTAAAGAACTGAGTAGGCTTGGAATTCAAGTAAAAGTTAAGGATAAAAACGTTAGAAAATTTTTAATAATAACAGCATGTTTCACTGGTGAAGGGGCTGCTGAAAGATTGAAAGATATAATATCTAATTCATTGAATATAGATTCAAAGTTAGATATAGTCCCTCTTAATATATTAGACAAAAATGATTTCTTATCTAATGTAGAAAAGCTTAGTAACAACTATAAAATTATTGCAGTAGTTGGCACTATAAATATATTTATTAAAGATGTACCATTTATATCAGCAGCAGAAATTTTAAGTGGAGATGGTATAAATTTATTAAAAGAGTTAGTCAATATAGAGGAAAATTTCTATAAAATAAGAAATTCTATTCAAAATCATATTAATTTAAAAGATTCTGATAGGTTGGTAGACCTAATAAGAGGAACTATTGAAGTTACGGAAAAAGAATTGAATATAAATCTTCCTAATGATGTAAAAATAGGAATGATACTTCATATTAGCTTTATGATAGACAAACTTAAAGATGGTGGAGTAGAAAATAATTTTGAGAACTTAAAAGATTATATAAGTAAATATAAAAATGAATTTGAAATAATAAATAAGTGTTTTAAACAATTAGAGAAAATTTATGATGTAATTATAGGAAATAGTGAAAAAGCATATATATTAAGAATGTTTATTGAAAACAGTGTAATTGTGTGA
- a CDS encoding PTS sugar transporter subunit IIB → MKNILLVCTAGMSTSLLVTKMNTAAVRLDVEAKINAVSEADLKNHIDGVDVILLGPQVKFLLGKIREQAKSTGAKVEVINSVDYGTMNGEKVLKYALDLINN, encoded by the coding sequence ATGAAAAATATTTTATTAGTATGCACCGCAGGAATGTCTACTAGTTTATTAGTAACAAAAATGAATACGGCAGCTGTAAGGCTTGATGTAGAAGCTAAAATAAATGCTGTTTCAGAAGCAGACTTAAAAAATCATATTGATGGCGTAGATGTGATTTTGTTAGGGCCTCAAGTGAAATTCTTATTAGGTAAGATAAGGGAACAAGCAAAATCAACTGGAGCAAAGGTGGAGGTTATAAATAGCGTAGATTATGGCACTATGAATGGTGAAAAAGTTTTAAAATATGCATTAGATTTAATTAATAATTAA
- a CDS encoding PTS sugar transporter subunit IIC encodes MQKLIDFLEKHFVPVAGRIGAQRHLVAIRDGFAVIMPLIIAGSLGVLINSFPIKSYQNFMIGIFGKGWTNFGGNLSNGTIGLMSLLIVCTVSYNLAKSYNADALSSAMVSFASLFMLYAPSLKDPDSIPRGFMGATGLFVALFVALITTEIFVRLMKNPKLVIKMPDGVPPAVSRSFAALFPGIIVLVIWAIFQCILSATGVESAHKLIYDAIQAPLMGFADSLGSAIVISLLVHVLWFFGLHGTNILAPVFNTVYLTNANQNIEAFKAGQKSIPHIVTSPFFDAFVHLGGAGATIGLVIAIYVASKRKEKRMVANLSAAPGIFNINEPMMFGLPIVLNAWLIVPFILIPIILTIITYFAMATGLVPRTIALMPWQTPPIIGGFIVTGSIKGALLAAFNLFISVAIYLPFISIGEKMEDKKNRKQEKTVKVQNGISQNK; translated from the coding sequence ATGCAAAAGCTAATTGATTTTCTTGAAAAACATTTTGTACCTGTAGCAGGGAGAATAGGTGCTCAAAGGCATTTGGTAGCTATAAGAGATGGATTTGCAGTTATTATGCCATTAATTATTGCTGGATCATTAGGAGTTTTAATTAATTCTTTTCCTATTAAAAGTTATCAAAACTTTATGATAGGTATATTTGGAAAAGGTTGGACTAATTTTGGGGGAAACCTCTCAAATGGAACAATTGGACTAATGTCATTATTAATAGTTTGTACTGTAAGTTATAATTTAGCTAAATCGTATAATGCGGATGCATTATCATCAGCTATGGTATCTTTTGCAAGTTTGTTTATGTTGTATGCACCTTCTTTAAAAGATCCAGATTCAATACCACGTGGATTTATGGGAGCTACAGGATTATTTGTTGCATTATTTGTTGCACTTATAACTACTGAAATTTTTGTAAGACTTATGAAAAACCCTAAGTTAGTAATAAAAATGCCAGATGGAGTTCCACCAGCAGTTAGTAGATCTTTTGCAGCTTTGTTTCCTGGAATAATAGTACTTGTAATATGGGCTATTTTCCAATGTATATTATCTGCTACTGGAGTCGAAAGTGCTCATAAACTTATATATGATGCAATACAAGCACCTTTAATGGGATTTGCAGATTCATTAGGATCAGCTATAGTGATATCACTTTTAGTTCATGTGTTATGGTTCTTTGGTCTCCATGGTACAAATATACTAGCACCTGTATTTAATACAGTTTATCTTACAAATGCTAACCAAAATATAGAAGCATTTAAAGCTGGTCAAAAAAGTATACCACATATAGTTACTAGCCCATTCTTTGATGCTTTTGTACACTTAGGGGGAGCTGGAGCAACAATAGGTTTAGTAATAGCAATATATGTAGCTTCAAAGAGAAAAGAAAAGAGAATGGTTGCAAATTTATCAGCAGCGCCAGGTATATTCAATATAAATGAACCAATGATGTTTGGACTACCTATTGTATTAAATGCTTGGTTAATAGTACCATTTATATTAATACCTATAATTTTAACTATAATAACTTATTTCGCAATGGCAACGGGATTAGTCCCAAGAACGATAGCTTTAATGCCTTGGCAAACACCACCTATTATTGGAGGATTTATAGTAACAGGTTCTATAAAAGGAGCTTTACTTGCAGCTTTTAATCTTTTCATATCAGTAGCAATATATCTTCCATTTATATCTATAGGAGAAAAAATGGAAGATAAAAAGAATAGAAAGCAAGAAAAAACAGTAAAAGTACAAAACGGTATTTCTCAAAATAAATAA
- a CDS encoding PTS lactose/cellobiose transporter subunit IIA: MEEMILNIITHSGEARSCAMEAIQYAKKGEFDKAKKSIEQSNEELGFAHNYQTSLIQEEARGNKAEISLLLIHAQDHLMTTMTLKDLANELVEVYTRL, from the coding sequence ATGGAAGAAATGATACTTAACATTATAACACACAGTGGAGAAGCTAGAAGTTGTGCAATGGAAGCAATACAATATGCAAAAAAAGGTGAATTTGATAAAGCTAAAAAGTCTATAGAACAGTCTAATGAAGAATTAGGGTTTGCTCACAATTACCAAACGAGTTTAATTCAAGAAGAAGCTAGAGGGAATAAGGCTGAAATATCACTATTATTAATTCATGCACAAGATCATCTGATGACTACTATGACATTAAAAGATCTTGCTAATGAATTAGTTGAAGTTTATACAAGACTATAA
- a CDS encoding BadF/BadG/BcrA/BcrD ATPase family protein codes for MDYVIGVDAGGTKTEAIAYDLNGEQLTMAVTGFGNLVLKKDEAINNILEAIENCIGKLGKAGLKKIYVGAAGMEVGDNADIIHKSVKEKFNKDVLVVNDGELALKAVLKGEDGILTIAGTGSICIGIQDNIKERCGGWGHLLGDEGSGYSIAIKAFKKMIYEKECNLAKSKLHKEILKELNIESVDDIVGIVYSSTKDKIASLTTLISKLSEEGEENAVSILKEEGRLLGMTTERVYNRLNFNSKCIIGIKGSVIENSKVLRQAFDEYLLANLKDIKIVNEEISSTKAAYYMYFKER; via the coding sequence ATGGATTATGTAATAGGCGTGGACGCAGGAGGAACAAAAACCGAAGCAATAGCTTATGACTTAAATGGTGAACAATTAACGATGGCAGTTACTGGATTTGGAAATTTAGTATTAAAAAAGGATGAAGCTATAAATAACATACTAGAGGCTATAGAAAATTGCATAGGCAAATTAGGTAAAGCAGGATTAAAAAAAATATATGTAGGAGCAGCCGGAATGGAGGTAGGTGATAATGCAGATATAATACACAAAAGCGTAAAAGAAAAGTTTAATAAAGATGTGCTAGTTGTAAATGATGGAGAACTGGCACTAAAGGCTGTTTTAAAGGGAGAAGATGGTATACTCACTATAGCTGGAACTGGTTCTATTTGTATAGGAATTCAAGATAATATTAAAGAGAGATGTGGTGGATGGGGACACTTATTAGGCGATGAAGGTAGTGGATATTCTATCGCTATAAAGGCATTTAAAAAGATGATTTATGAGAAAGAATGTAATTTGGCTAAAAGCAAATTACATAAGGAAATTCTTAAAGAATTAAATATAGAAAGTGTTGATGACATTGTAGGAATTGTTTACTCCTCTACAAAGGATAAAATAGCTTCTTTGACTACTTTGATATCAAAATTATCAGAAGAAGGAGAAGAAAATGCAGTATCTATATTAAAAGAAGAAGGAAGACTCCTTGGCATGACTACAGAAAGGGTATATAACAGGTTAAATTTTAATAGCAAATGTATTATTGGAATAAAGGGAAGTGTTATAGAAAATTCTAAGGTTTTAAGACAAGCTTTTGATGAATATTTATTAGCTAATTTAAAAGACATAAAAATAGTTAATGAAGAAATTTCATCGACTAAAGCTGCTTATTATATGTATTTTAAAGAAAGATAA
- a CDS encoding DUF871 domain-containing protein — translation MKKLGISIYPSNSDSEKIKNYIALAAKYGFKRIFTCLISSENMDMDELISKFEDIVKFANENGMEVVADVEPSVFTRFKTSYSDLSIFNEIGLYGIRLDLGFSGIEESIMSFNKYGIKVELNMSNGTKYIDSVLSCKPNLENILGCHNFYPHIYTGLSYKHFMKCSKQFKDLGIRTAAFVNSKNAEYGPWPVSEGLCTLEMHRELPIEVQAKHLFATGLIDDVIIANAFASEEELKALSKINKDMLEFKVNLADNIPDVDKKIVLDEFHFNRGDVSDYLVRSTQSRVKYKGHNFEVFNAVDIKRGDILIESSLYKRYAGELQIALKDMKNSGKTNVVGRIVDEEIFLLDYLEPWMKFSFTI, via the coding sequence ATGAAAAAATTAGGAATATCTATATATCCATCAAATTCAGATAGTGAAAAAATAAAAAATTATATAGCTCTTGCAGCTAAATATGGTTTTAAAAGAATTTTTACATGTTTGATATCTTCAGAAAATATGGATATGGATGAATTGATTAGTAAATTTGAAGATATAGTTAAGTTTGCTAATGAAAATGGAATGGAAGTTGTAGCAGATGTTGAACCAAGTGTTTTTACAAGATTTAAAACTTCTTATTCAGATTTGTCTATTTTTAATGAGATAGGTCTTTATGGTATAAGATTAGATTTGGGATTTAGTGGAATTGAAGAATCTATAATGTCCTTTAATAAGTATGGAATAAAAGTAGAACTAAACATGAGTAATGGTACAAAATATATAGATAGTGTTTTATCATGTAAACCTAATTTAGAAAATATATTGGGTTGTCATAATTTTTATCCGCATATATATACAGGACTAAGTTATAAGCATTTTATGAAGTGCAGCAAACAATTTAAAGATTTAGGAATAAGAACAGCGGCATTTGTAAATTCAAAAAATGCAGAGTATGGACCATGGCCTGTGTCAGAGGGATTATGTACTTTAGAAATGCACAGAGAATTACCTATAGAAGTTCAAGCTAAACATTTGTTTGCTACGGGACTTATAGATGATGTTATTATTGCTAATGCATTTGCTTCAGAGGAAGAACTTAAAGCCTTAAGTAAAATTAATAAAGATATGTTAGAATTTAAAGTTAATCTTGCAGATAATATTCCAGACGTTGATAAAAAAATAGTTCTTGACGAATTCCATTTCAACAGAGGAGATGTATCTGATTATCTTGTAAGATCCACTCAAAGCAGAGTTAAATATAAAGGACATAATTTTGAAGTATTTAATGCTGTAGATATAAAAAGAGGAGATATATTGATAGAATCTTCATTGTATAAAAGATATGCTGGAGAACTACAAATTGCTCTTAAAGATATGAAAAATTCAGGAAAAACTAATGTTGTAGGTAGAATAGTAGATGAAGAAATATTTCTTCTTGACTATTTAGAACCTTGGATGAAATTTAGTTTTACAATATGA